In Cheilinus undulatus linkage group 14, ASM1832078v1, whole genome shotgun sequence, a genomic segment contains:
- the LOC121521800 gene encoding trace amine-associated receptor 1-like → MGPGLSNNRTVIVVDIHPCYEISDFSYILTKRPSIICVLLYLFLFLLSLVTVCGNLLVMISIMYFTQLHSPTNYLILSLAVADLLVGVLVFPLSMAFSLSSCLYQEDLFCKVRNSFDVSLSGCSILNLCCISIDRYYAVCQPLIYKAKINHHVAGVMVLISWGGSALIGIGVFISGLYNTCVDGCFLYMLMMNTVGSVLSFYLPVIIMLCIYLKVFLVALKQARRIQNKTCQSTKSGATVSKSERKATKTLAIVLGVFLLCWTPFFLYFHFSPFSQNPAPVPVVETLTWLALVNSMFNPFIYAFFYSWFRTAFMMIVTGKIFQGDLTNTKLLR, encoded by the coding sequence ATGGGACCAGGTCTCTCCAACAACAGGACTGTCATAGTTGTGGACATCCATCCCTGCTATGAAATCTCTGATTTCAGCTACATCCTGACAAAAAGGCCATCCATAATCTGTGTGCTGTTATATCTgttcctgtttttgttgtctttagtCACAGTGTGTGGAAACCTTCTTGTCATGATCTCCATCATGTACTTCACTCAGCTGCACTCTCCTACTAACTATCTGATCCTCTCTCTGGCTGTGGCCGACCTTCTTGTAGGGGTGCTGGTTTTTCCTCTCAGCATGGCGTTTTCTCTCAGCTCCTGTCTCTATCAGGaggatttattttgtaaagtCCGCAACAGTTTTGATGTGTCTCTCAGCGGCTGCTCTATTCTGAACCTCTGTTGTATTTCCATTGATAGATATTATGCAGTGTGTCAACCCCTGATTTATAAAGCTAAAATCAACCATCATGTTGCTGGGGTCATGGTCCTGATCAGCTGGGGGGGCTCGGCTCTCATCGGGATCGGGGTCTTCATCTCTGGGCTTTACAACACGTGTGTAGATGGCTGTTTTCTGTACATGCTTATGATGAACACAGTTGGATCTGTGTTGTCATTTTACCTCCCAGTGATAATAATGCTCTGCATCTACTTGAAGGTTTTCCTGGTGGCGCTGAAACAGGCTCGCAGAATCCAGAACAAAACATGTCAGAGCACCAAGTCTGGAGCCACGGTCAGTAAGAGTGAgagaaaggccaccaagactTTAGCCATAGTTTTAGGAGTTTTCCTCCTGTGTTGGACTCCTTTCTTCCTCTActtccacttttctcctttCAGCCAGAATCCAGCTCCAGTTCCTGTTGTTGAAACTCTGACCTGGTTAGCTCTGGTCAACTCAATGTTCAATCCTTTCATTTATGCTTTCTTTTACAGCTGGTTCAGGACGGCCTTTATGATGATTGTTACTGGGAAAATATTTCAGGGTGATTTAACAAACACCAAACTGCTGAGATAG